In uncultured Bacteroides sp., the following proteins share a genomic window:
- the fucP gene encoding L-fucose:H+ symporter permease → MNLDKKSNALPLALIFSLFFLWAISSNLLPTMIRQLMKTCELSTFQASFTETAYWLAYFVFPIPIAMFMKKYSYKSGIILGLLLAAFGGLLFFPAAIFKAYWAYLTIFFIIATGMCFLETAANPYVTALGDPATASRRLNLAQSFNGLGAFISAMFLSKLVLSGNHYTRETLPANYTGGWDGYIQIETDAMKLPYLILAGALIIIAVVFVFSHLPKIKEGNSVEGETKTGKLIDFNVLKRSHLRWGVIAQFFYNGGQTAINSLFLVYCCSYAGLSEGKATTFFGLYMLCFLSGRWIGTLLMARFRPQNMLTVYALVNVCLCVVVMCYGGMIGLYAMLAISFFMSIIYPTQFSLALKDLGANTKSGSAFLVMAIVGNACLPQLTAYVMQLNSNIYYIAYAIPLVCFLFCAFYGWKGYKVID, encoded by the coding sequence ATGAATTTAGATAAAAAAAGTAACGCGCTGCCTTTAGCTCTTATCTTTAGTTTATTCTTTCTTTGGGCTATCAGTAGTAATCTTTTGCCAACCATGATCAGGCAGTTGATGAAAACATGCGAGTTGAGCACTTTCCAGGCTTCATTTACTGAAACTGCTTACTGGCTTGCTTATTTCGTTTTCCCTATACCTATTGCCATGTTTATGAAGAAATATAGCTATAAGTCGGGTATTATTCTGGGACTTTTGCTTGCTGCTTTTGGTGGATTGCTTTTCTTTCCGGCAGCTATATTCAAAGCTTACTGGGCATACCTCACTATTTTCTTTATCATCGCTACAGGTATGTGCTTTTTGGAGACAGCAGCCAATCCTTACGTAACAGCATTGGGAGATCCGGCCACAGCTTCAAGAAGACTGAACTTAGCTCAATCATTTAATGGATTAGGAGCGTTCATCTCTGCCATGTTTCTTAGTAAACTGGTGTTGAGCGGTAATCATTATACCCGTGAAACTCTTCCGGCTAATTATACTGGCGGATGGGATGGCTATATTCAGATTGAAACAGACGCAATGAAGCTTCCTTATTTAATCCTTGCCGGTGCATTGATTATTATTGCTGTTGTTTTTGTCTTCTCTCATTTGCCAAAAATCAAAGAAGGAAACAGCGTGGAAGGTGAAACAAAGACAGGTAAACTGATTGATTTCAACGTGTTGAAGCGTTCACATTTACGCTGGGGAGTTATTGCTCAGTTCTTCTATAATGGCGGACAGACAGCTATCAATAGTTTGTTTCTTGTATATTGTTGTTCTTATGCCGGATTATCTGAAGGAAAGGCAACAACATTCTTTGGTCTGTATATGCTATGTTTCCTTAGCGGACGATGGATTGGTACATTGCTAATGGCCAGATTCCGTCCACAGAACATGCTTACAGTATACGCTCTTGTCAATGTTTGCCTGTGTGTAGTTGTTATGTGTTACGGAGGAATGATTGGGCTTTATGCAATGTTGGCTATTTCATTCTTTATGTCAATTATTTACCCTACACAATTCTCACTTGCACTTAAAGATCTTGGCGCAAACACTAAGAGCGGTTCGGCCTTCTTGGTTATGGCTATTGTGGGAAATGCCTGCCTGCCACAGCTTACGGCATATGTTATGCAGCTTAACTCGAACATATACTATATTGCATATGCAATTCCGTTAGTCTGCTTCCTTTTCTGTGCCTTCTACGGCTGGAAAGGTTATAAAGTTATTGATTAA
- a CDS encoding amidohydrolase family protein, giving the protein MDFKLDYKIIDAHSHLWLKQDTEVNGLPIYTMENGRSFFMDEVRQMVPPFMIDGKNSAEVFLSNMDYAQVSAAVVTQEYIDGIQNDYLLEVMHKYPSRFFVCGMCEFRRPGYFAQAKELIAAGFKAIKIPAQRLLLKEGRVYLNCEEMMQMFHYMEDNGIMLSIDLADGATQTGELEEVIKECPNLKVAIGHFAMVTMPDWLEQVKLARYPNVMIESGGITWLFNDEFYPFNGAVKAIKEAADLVGMEKLMWGSDYPRTITAITYKMSYDFVLKSDELSYNEKTLFLGKNAEKFYGFKDLVELPYIKNMSE; this is encoded by the coding sequence ATGGACTTTAAATTAGATTATAAAATAATAGATGCACATAGTCATCTGTGGCTGAAACAAGATACTGAAGTCAACGGATTGCCTATCTATACCATGGAAAACGGACGTTCATTCTTTATGGATGAAGTCCGCCAGATGGTTCCTCCGTTTATGATTGACGGAAAGAACAGTGCCGAGGTATTCCTTTCAAACATGGACTATGCTCAGGTGTCGGCAGCTGTAGTAACTCAGGAGTATATTGACGGAATACAGAACGATTACCTTTTGGAAGTAATGCATAAGTATCCCAGCAGATTCTTTGTCTGCGGTATGTGCGAGTTTCGCCGTCCGGGATATTTTGCTCAGGCAAAGGAACTTATCGCAGCTGGCTTCAAGGCAATAAAGATTCCGGCTCAGCGATTGCTTCTGAAAGAGGGAAGGGTTTACCTGAACTGTGAAGAGATGATGCAGATGTTCCATTATATGGAGGATAATGGCATTATGCTTTCAATAGATCTGGCCGACGGAGCAACGCAAACCGGAGAACTGGAAGAGGTGATTAAGGAATGTCCCAATCTGAAAGTTGCCATCGGACACTTTGCAATGGTTACCATGCCCGACTGGTTGGAGCAGGTTAAGCTTGCCCGATATCCGAATGTAATGATTGAATCGGGTGGTATAACCTGGCTTTTCAATGATGAGTTCTATCCTTTTAATGGTGCGGTGAAGGCTATTAAAGAAGCGGCCGACCTTGTAGGAATGGAGAAACTGATGTGGGGATCAGATTACCCACGCACCATTACGGCTATTACTTACAAGATGTCTTATGACTTTGTGCTGAAATCGGATGAACTTTCTTACAATGAAAAGACTCTTTTCCTTGGAAAGAATGCCGAGAAGTTCTACGGATTCAAGGATCTTGTAGAGTTGCCGTACATTAAAAATATGTCTGAATAG
- a CDS encoding aldo/keto reductase, producing the protein MDYKEIGKTGMKVSSLSFGASSLGGVFHDIREAEGIKAVFTAVENGLNFIDVSPYYGHYKAETVLGKALKDMNRSDYYLSTKVGRYGKDGVNLWDYSGKKATESVYESMERLHVDYIDLINVHDIEFSDMNQVINETLPALVALREKGIVKHVGITDLQLENLKWVIDRVPEGTVESVLNFCHYCLNDDKLTDFLDYFESKNIGVINASPLSMGLLSQRGVPSWHPAPASLVEACAKAAQHCTSKNYPIEKLAIQYSVSNPRIASTLFSSANPDNVLKNIEFVNEPIDWKLVEEVQDIIGDQKRVSWSNS; encoded by the coding sequence ATGGATTACAAGGAAATAGGAAAGACAGGAATGAAAGTTTCCAGTCTTAGCTTCGGAGCATCGTCATTAGGTGGAGTGTTTCACGATATTCGTGAAGCTGAAGGAATCAAGGCTGTATTTACAGCTGTAGAAAACGGATTGAACTTCATTGATGTATCTCCTTATTATGGACATTACAAAGCAGAAACCGTATTAGGAAAAGCTTTAAAAGATATGAACCGTTCAGATTATTACCTTTCTACAAAGGTAGGTCGTTACGGTAAAGATGGCGTAAACTTGTGGGATTATTCAGGAAAGAAAGCTACTGAAAGTGTTTACGAGAGTATGGAGCGTCTTCATGTTGATTATATTGATTTGATTAACGTTCACGATATTGAATTCTCGGATATGAATCAGGTGATTAACGAAACACTTCCTGCTTTAGTTGCTTTACGTGAAAAAGGAATTGTGAAACATGTTGGTATTACAGACCTTCAGTTGGAAAACCTGAAGTGGGTAATTGACCGTGTACCAGAAGGAACTGTAGAAAGTGTACTTAACTTCTGCCACTACTGCCTGAACGATGATAAACTAACTGATTTCCTTGATTACTTTGAATCAAAGAATATTGGTGTTATCAATGCATCTCCACTGTCAATGGGATTACTTTCACAACGTGGAGTTCCATCATGGCATCCGGCTCCGGCTTCATTGGTTGAAGCTTGCGCAAAGGCTGCTCAACACTGTACGTCAAAGAATTATCCTATCGAAAAACTAGCTATTCAGTACTCAGTAAGCAATCCTCGTATTGCAAGTACTTTGTTTAGTTCTGCTAATCCGGATAATGTTCTTAAGAATATTGAATTTGTAAATGAGCCAATCGACTGGAAACTGGTTGAAGAAGTGCAGGACATCATTGGCGATCAGAAACGTGTAAGCTGGTCTAATTCTTAA
- a CDS encoding LacI family DNA-binding transcriptional regulator, giving the protein MNKKKHVSLKQLAAELGVSISTVSRALKGSPEISNAMIERVKALAKELNYRPNPFAISLLKDTPRIIGIIIPDIVTHFYSSIISGIEDVATQNGYFAIITSSYEQYEREKQCVDHLVNTRVEGIIACLSQETKDFSHFENLANANIPIVFFDRVCLTNLFSSVIADNIESAKQVTLHLLENNSKRIGFIGGSNHLDIVKQRKHGYLEALREKGIPIERELVVCEKMTYDEGREAARKLLSLPNPPDAIVAMNDALAFAAMKEIKQQHLRIPEDVALVGYTDELHACYVEPNLTAITHQTYKMGEAACNLLLNQLKDGGEIKQVIIPTQLQIRDSSIR; this is encoded by the coding sequence ATGAACAAGAAAAAACATGTGTCACTCAAACAATTAGCAGCAGAACTGGGAGTCTCTATTTCAACTGTATCAAGAGCTTTAAAGGGAAGTCCTGAAATAAGTAATGCCATGATTGAGCGTGTTAAAGCTTTGGCTAAAGAGCTGAATTACCGTCCAAACCCTTTTGCTATCAGCTTATTGAAAGATACTCCGAGAATCATTGGCATTATTATTCCTGATATTGTTACTCATTTCTACTCTTCCATAATCAGCGGGATAGAAGATGTTGCCACACAAAACGGATATTTTGCCATTATCACCTCTTCCTATGAGCAATATGAACGCGAGAAACAGTGCGTGGATCATCTTGTGAATACAAGAGTGGAAGGTATTATTGCTTGTTTGTCGCAAGAGACAAAGGATTTCAGCCATTTTGAAAATCTTGCCAATGCTAACATTCCAATTGTTTTCTTCGACAGGGTTTGTCTGACTAACCTATTCTCTTCCGTGATTGCTGATAATATTGAATCGGCCAAACAAGTCACCCTCCATTTACTGGAAAATAACTCTAAAAGAATAGGTTTTATAGGAGGAAGCAATCATCTGGATATTGTTAAGCAACGGAAACATGGTTATCTGGAAGCATTGAGAGAAAAAGGAATTCCCATTGAACGCGAACTGGTGGTCTGCGAAAAAATGACCTATGATGAAGGAAGAGAGGCGGCTCGCAAACTATTATCTCTACCTAATCCGCCGGATGCTATTGTTGCGATGAACGATGCTCTTGCCTTTGCCGCCATGAAAGAAATAAAGCAGCAACACTTGCGAATTCCGGAAGACGTTGCTTTGGTTGGTTACACAGATGAATTACATGCCTGTTATGTGGAACCTAATCTGACAGCCATCACTCACCAGACATACAAGATGGGAGAAGCGGCATGTAATCTGCTACTTAATCAACTTAAAGATGGAGGGGAAATAAAACAAGTTATTATTCCCACCCAACTTCAGATCAGAGATTCTTCTATCAGATAA
- a CDS encoding flavin reductase — protein sequence MERIEPSKLTENFFETMANEWMLITAGDKEKFNTMTASWGGIGYLWNKPVVYIFVRPERYTFEFLEKKDYFTVSFMGMENKDIHKICGKQSGRDIDKVKETGLVPHFTELGNVAFEQSRITLECKKLYSDLIKKEGFADPEFIDRWYNTHGNFHQMYVAEIVNAWK from the coding sequence ATGGAAAGAATAGAACCAAGCAAACTTACAGAGAACTTTTTTGAAACAATGGCCAATGAATGGATGCTTATAACAGCAGGAGATAAAGAGAAATTTAATACTATGACTGCCAGCTGGGGTGGAATAGGATATCTTTGGAACAAGCCTGTAGTTTACATCTTTGTTCGTCCGGAACGATATACGTTTGAGTTCCTTGAGAAGAAAGATTATTTCACTGTCTCTTTTATGGGAATGGAGAACAAAGATATTCATAAGATCTGCGGCAAACAGTCTGGTCGTGATATTGATAAAGTGAAAGAGACTGGATTAGTTCCTCATTTTACTGAACTTGGTAATGTTGCCTTTGAGCAATCCCGCATTACTCTGGAATGCAAGAAACTCTACTCTGACCTTATCAAGAAAGAAGGCTTTGCTGATCCTGAATTCATTGACAGATGGTACAATACGCATGGCAATTTCCACCAAATGTATGTGGCCGAGATTGTAAATGCCTGGAAATAA
- a CDS encoding YigZ family protein → MVNDDTYKTITEISESIYTEKRSKFIAIALPVRTVEEIKVYLEQYQKKYYDARHVCYAYMLGHERKDFRANDNGEPSGTAGKPILGQINSNELTDILIIVVRYFGGIKLGTSGLIVAYKAAAAESIAAATIIEKTVDEDITVSFEYPFMNDIMRVVKEEDPEILSQTYDMDCVMTLRIRKSFMPKMRARLEKVETARIIEEEKEEEE, encoded by the coding sequence ATGGTAAATGACGATACTTATAAAACAATAACCGAGATTTCTGAAAGTATTTATACTGAGAAGCGAAGTAAGTTTATAGCCATTGCTTTACCTGTGCGTACCGTTGAAGAGATAAAAGTTTATCTCGAGCAATACCAAAAGAAATACTACGATGCCCGTCACGTTTGCTATGCTTATATGTTGGGGCATGAGCGAAAAGATTTCCGTGCAAATGATAATGGAGAACCATCGGGCACAGCCGGGAAACCTATTCTCGGACAAATTAATTCCAATGAACTAACTGATATTCTGATTATCGTAGTTCGTTACTTTGGTGGAATAAAGCTGGGAACCAGCGGTTTGATTGTTGCATATAAAGCTGCCGCTGCGGAATCCATTGCCGCTGCCACCATTATTGAAAAGACTGTTGATGAAGACATCACTGTCTCTTTTGAATATCCTTTTATGAACGATATTATGAGAGTGGTAAAAGAAGAGGATCCTGAAATCCTGAGCCAGACTTACGATATGGATTGTGTGATGACATTGCGCATCAGGAAATCTTTTATGCCAAAGATGAGAGCCCGATTGGAAAAGGTGGAAACGGCAAGAATCATCGAAGAAGAAAAGGAAGAGGAAGAATAG
- a CDS encoding DUF1015 domain-containing protein, with protein sequence MAIIKPFKGIRPPQNLVEEVASRPYDVLNSEEARQEAAGNEKSLYHIIKPEIDFPVGTDEHDEKVYLKAAENFKKFQDNGWLVQDDKEQYYVYAQTMNGKTQYGLVVCASVADYMNGSIKKHELTRRDKEEDRMKHVRVNNANIEPVFFAYPDNDELDAIVKKYTANKPVNEFIAPGDGFGHQFWIINEDADIATITKQFAAMPALYIADGHHRSAAAALVGAEKAKQNPNHKGDEEYNFFMAVCFPANQLTIIDYNRVVKDLNGLTPQAFLAALEKNFIVEEKGAEIYKPNALHNFAVYLEGKWYSLTAKQGTYNDNDPIGVLDVTISSNLILDEVLGIKDLRSDKRIDFVGGIRGLGELSKRVDSGEMKVALALYPVSMKQLMDIADSGNIMPPKTTWFEPKLRSGLVIHKLS encoded by the coding sequence ATGGCTATAATAAAACCTTTTAAAGGCATTCGTCCTCCACAGAACTTAGTTGAAGAGGTTGCTTCTCGTCCTTATGATGTATTAAACTCTGAAGAAGCGCGTCAGGAAGCTGCCGGAAACGAGAAATCATTGTATCATATCATCAAGCCGGAGATTGATTTTCCGGTAGGAACAGATGAGCATGACGAAAAAGTTTATTTAAAAGCTGCTGAAAACTTCAAGAAGTTCCAGGATAACGGTTGGTTGGTGCAGGATGATAAAGAACAATATTATGTCTACGCACAAACCATGAACGGCAAAACTCAATACGGTTTGGTTGTTTGTGCTTCTGTTGCCGATTATATGAACGGATCTATAAAGAAGCACGAACTTACCCGTCGCGATAAAGAAGAAGATCGTATGAAACATGTTCGTGTGAATAATGCGAATATAGAACCGGTGTTCTTTGCTTATCCTGATAATGATGAGTTGGATGCAATAGTTAAGAAGTATACTGCAAACAAACCAGTCAATGAATTTATTGCTCCGGGTGATGGCTTTGGTCATCAGTTCTGGATAATAAATGAAGATGCTGACATTGCAACTATTACCAAGCAATTTGCAGCAATGCCTGCTTTGTATATTGCCGATGGTCACCATCGTTCGGCTGCGGCTGCATTGGTGGGAGCAGAGAAAGCTAAACAGAATCCTAATCACAAAGGAGACGAAGAATATAACTTCTTTATGGCTGTTTGTTTCCCTGCAAATCAATTGACTATTATTGATTATAACCGTGTGGTGAAAGATCTTAATGGTCTTACTCCGCAAGCTTTCCTTGCTGCATTGGAAAAGAACTTCATTGTAGAAGAAAAAGGAGCAGAGATTTACAAACCGAATGCTTTGCATAATTTCGCTGTTTATTTGGAAGGAAAATGGTATAGCCTCACTGCCAAACAAGGAACTTATAACGATAATGATCCTATTGGTGTGCTTGATGTAACCATCTCGTCTAACTTAATTCTGGATGAAGTTCTTGGCATCAAGGATCTTCGCTCCGACAAGCGTATTGATTTCGTTGGAGGAATCCGTGGCTTGGGCGAATTAAGCAAGAGAGTAGACAGTGGCGAAATGAAAGTTGCACTTGCGCTTTATCCGGTTTCAATGAAACAATTAATGGATATTGCAGATAGTGGTAACATTATGCCTCCTAAAACAACTTGGTTTGAACCTAAACTCCGTTCAGGATTGGTTATCCACAAACTGAGCTAA
- a CDS encoding NAD(P)-dependent oxidoreductase, producing the protein MKVLIATDKPFAKVAVDGIRKEIEAAGYELALLEKYTEKKQLLDAVKDANAIIIRSDIIDTEVLDAAKELKIVVRAGAGYDNVDLDAATAHGVCVMNTPGQNSNAVAELALGLMVFAVRNFYNGTSGSELMGKKLGIHAYGNVGRNVARVARGFGMEIYAYDAFCPKEVIEKDGAKAVDSAEELYATCDVVSLHIPATAETKNSINYALLNKMPKGAMLVNTARKEVINEAELIKLMEDRADFKYVTDIMPAANAELAEKFAGRYFSTPKKMGAQTAEANINAGIAAAKQIVGFLKDGCEKFRVNK; encoded by the coding sequence ATGAAAGTATTAATCGCAACAGACAAACCGTTTGCTAAAGTTGCTGTAGACGGAATTCGTAAAGAGATTGAAGCTGCAGGCTATGAATTGGCCTTATTAGAAAAGTACACAGAGAAGAAACAATTGCTTGATGCCGTGAAAGATGCTAATGCTATCATTATCCGTAGTGATATTATAGATACAGAAGTATTAGACGCTGCTAAGGAACTGAAAATCGTAGTTCGTGCAGGTGCAGGTTATGATAATGTAGACCTTGATGCTGCCACAGCTCATGGCGTTTGTGTTATGAATACTCCGGGACAGAATTCCAATGCTGTAGCTGAGCTGGCTCTTGGCCTAATGGTATTTGCTGTTCGTAACTTCTATAACGGAACTTCAGGTTCTGAACTTATGGGTAAAAAACTAGGTATTCATGCTTATGGTAATGTAGGTCGTAACGTAGCTCGTGTTGCCAGAGGTTTTGGAATGGAAATCTATGCTTACGATGCATTCTGCCCAAAAGAAGTAATTGAAAAAGATGGCGCTAAAGCTGTAGACTCTGCAGAAGAACTTTACGCTACTTGTGATGTTGTTTCTCTTCATATTCCTGCAACAGCAGAAACTAAAAACTCCATCAACTATGCACTTCTTAATAAGATGCCAAAGGGAGCTATGCTTGTAAACACTGCCCGTAAGGAAGTAATCAATGAAGCAGAACTTATCAAATTGATGGAAGACCGTGCCGACTTTAAATATGTAACAGATATTATGCCTGCTGCAAATGCTGAATTGGCAGAGAAGTTTGCCGGACGTTATTTCTCAACTCCTAAGAAGATGGGTGCTCAGACTGCTGAAGCAAATATCAACGCAGGTATTGCAGCTGCTAAGCAGATTGTAGGATTCCTGAAAGATGGTTGCGAGAAATTCAGAGTAAACAAGTAA
- the serC gene encoding 3-phosphoserine/phosphohydroxythreonine transaminase, protein MKKHNFNAGPSILPQSTIENTAKAILDFNGSGLSLMEISHRAKDFQPVVDEAVALFKELLNIPEGYSVLFLGGGASLEFCMIPFNYLEKKAAYLNTGVWAKKAMKEAKAFGEVVEVASSADANYTFVPKDYTIPADADYFHITTNNTIYGTEIRTDLDSPVPMIADASSDIFSRPMDVSKYVMIYGGAQKNLAPAGLTFVIVKNDSLGKVSRYIPTMLNYQTHIDNGSMFNTPPVVPIYAALETLRWIKAQGGVKEMERRAIEKADLLYGEIDRNKLFVGTANKEDRSLMNICFVMKDEYKDLEADFMKFATEKGMVGIKGHRSVGGFRASCYNAMAKESVEALIACMQEFEKLH, encoded by the coding sequence ATGAAAAAGCATAATTTTAATGCCGGACCGTCTATTCTTCCTCAATCAACAATCGAAAATACTGCGAAAGCTATTCTTGACTTTAATGGCTCAGGACTTTCTTTGATGGAAATTAGTCACCGTGCAAAAGATTTTCAACCAGTGGTTGATGAAGCTGTAGCACTGTTCAAAGAACTTTTAAATATACCCGAAGGTTATTCGGTCCTTTTCCTTGGTGGCGGTGCGAGCCTGGAATTCTGTATGATTCCTTTTAACTACCTTGAAAAGAAAGCTGCTTATCTGAACACTGGTGTTTGGGCAAAGAAAGCAATGAAAGAAGCAAAAGCTTTTGGCGAAGTTGTTGAGGTTGCATCTTCAGCAGATGCAAATTATACATTTGTTCCTAAAGATTATACTATTCCTGCTGATGCGGATTACTTCCACATCACAACAAATAACACAATCTATGGTACAGAAATCCGCACAGACCTTGATTCTCCGGTTCCAATGATTGCAGATGCATCTTCAGATATCTTCTCTCGTCCTATGGATGTTTCAAAATATGTTATGATTTACGGTGGTGCTCAAAAGAATCTTGCTCCTGCAGGACTTACTTTTGTTATTGTAAAGAACGACTCACTTGGAAAAGTATCTCGTTACATCCCTACAATGCTTAACTACCAGACTCATATTGATAACGGTTCAATGTTCAATACTCCTCCTGTTGTACCTATTTATGCAGCACTTGAAACTCTTCGTTGGATTAAAGCTCAGGGTGGCGTAAAGGAAATGGAAAGACGAGCTATTGAAAAAGCTGATCTTTTATACGGTGAAATTGACCGTAACAAATTATTCGTTGGAACAGCTAACAAAGAAGACCGTTCATTGATGAACATCTGCTTCGTAATGAAAGACGAATACAAGGATCTTGAAGCCGACTTCATGAAGTTTGCTACAGAAAAAGGTATGGTAGGTATCAAGGGACACCGTTCAGTAGGTGGTTTCCGTGCTTCTTGCTATAATGCAATGGCAAAAGAAAGCGTAGAAGCTTTGATTGCTTGCATGCAGGAATTTGAGAAATTACATTAA
- a CDS encoding phage holin family protein, which translates to MKTVMNFLLSVVASYLVIIFMSGIESGGFWNAALLAILLGIFNIVVKPALQMLSVIPTLITILLFLLVSNAAILVMTDWLIDSFTVNNFGTAIFFSIIICSINWGLHRAFRRLDKTKRKRK; encoded by the coding sequence ATGAAAACAGTTATGAATTTTCTTTTATCAGTTGTGGCTAGCTATCTGGTCATTATATTTATGTCGGGAATAGAATCGGGAGGTTTCTGGAACGCAGCTTTGCTGGCTATTCTACTGGGAATCTTCAACATTGTAGTTAAGCCGGCCCTTCAAATGCTCTCTGTCATTCCAACTTTAATTACTATATTACTGTTCTTACTTGTAAGCAACGCCGCTATACTTGTTATGACCGACTGGCTTATAGATAGCTTTACGGTAAATAACTTCGGCACTGCTATATTCTTCAGTATTATTATTTGCTCCATTAACTGGGGATTACACAGGGCTTTTAGAAGACTGGACAAAACAAAACGGAAGAGAAAATAA
- a CDS encoding DEAD/DEAH box helicase, giving the protein MNMKQEQIEQALKSLKIEKLNPMQEASLRANGQGKDVVLLSPTGSGKTLAFLLPLLQELKPEENTIQSLVLVPSRELALQIESVFKAMNTGFKTCCCYGGHPISDEKKSILGNHPAIIIGTPGRINDHLGKGNFIPDTIHTLVIDEFDKSLEYGFQDEMSDIIAQLPGLKKRILLSATDAEEIPDFTGLNETLKLDFLVPEEDSVRLKLMKVLSPDKDKLETLFRLLCTMGSSSTIVFCNHRDAVERVSDYLASKGLYNEYFHGGMEQPDRERALYKFRNGSCHVFVSTDLASRGLDIPEIENIIHYHIPINEDAFTHRNGRTARWDAEGTSYIILNEDESLPIYVTEEPEIFNLPAKTARPAQSLWVTLYIGKGKKDKVNKIDIVGFLYKKGKLAKEDVGQIDVKEHFAFVAIRRSKLNQTLNLIQGEKIKGMKMKIEEAD; this is encoded by the coding sequence ATGAATATGAAACAAGAACAAATAGAACAGGCTCTTAAGAGCTTAAAGATAGAAAAACTGAACCCTATGCAGGAAGCCTCCTTGAGGGCTAACGGTCAGGGGAAGGATGTTGTTTTGCTCTCTCCAACAGGATCGGGCAAGACATTGGCTTTTTTGCTTCCTTTGCTACAAGAACTTAAACCAGAAGAGAATACAATTCAGAGCTTGGTGCTGGTTCCATCACGCGAACTGGCATTGCAGATTGAATCGGTTTTCAAAGCAATGAACACCGGATTTAAAACTTGCTGCTGCTATGGAGGTCACCCTATATCTGATGAAAAGAAGAGCATTCTGGGCAATCATCCTGCAATTATAATAGGTACTCCCGGACGTATCAACGACCATTTAGGAAAAGGAAATTTTATTCCCGATACCATCCACACATTGGTAATCGATGAATTCGATAAGTCTTTGGAGTATGGTTTTCAGGACGAAATGTCGGACATTATTGCCCAACTGCCGGGATTAAAGAAACGTATTCTTCTATCTGCTACAGATGCTGAAGAAATTCCTGACTTTACAGGCCTGAATGAAACCTTAAAACTTGATTTCCTGGTACCGGAAGAAGATTCTGTTCGTCTGAAACTGATGAAAGTACTCTCGCCGGATAAGGATAAGCTGGAAACTCTTTTCCGTCTGCTTTGCACGATGGGCAGTAGTTCAACAATTGTTTTCTGTAATCATCGTGATGCAGTGGAGCGTGTTAGCGATTATCTGGCCTCGAAAGGGCTGTATAACGAATATTTTCATGGAGGAATGGAACAGCCCGACCGTGAACGCGCCTTATATAAGTTCCGCAACGGCAGTTGCCACGTGTTTGTCTCAACAGACCTGGCTTCCCGTGGGTTGGATATTCCTGAAATTGAGAATATCATCCACTATCATATACCTATCAATGAAGATGCGTTTACCCATCGTAACGGACGAACAGCCCGTTGGGATGCAGAAGGAACCTCGTACATCATTCTCAATGAAGACGAAAGTCTGCCGATATACGTAACAGAAGAACCAGAAATCTTTAATCTGCCGGCAAAAACAGCTCGTCCGGCCCAGTCACTTTGGGTTACCTTATATATAGGTAAAGGGAAAAAGGATAAAGTGAACAAGATTGATATCGTTGGATTTCTTTATAAAAAAGGAAAACTTGCAAAAGAGGACGTTGGTCAGATAGATGTAAAAGAGCATTTTGCCTTTGTTGCTATCCGACGTTCAAAGCTGAACCAGACTCTTAACCTGATTCAAGGGGAAAAGATAAAGGGCATGAAGATGAAGATTGAGGAAGCAGATTAA